TCGCACACCTGAAGGCCGACGACGAAGACGTCTACATCGTCAACTTTGCCAACGGCGACATGGTCGGTCACACCGGCGTGCTCAAAGCCGCAATCGAAGCCGTCGAGAAGGTCGACAACTGCGTGGGCCGGATCGTCGAAGCCACGCTAGCGGCTGGCGGCGCCTTGATCGTGACCGCCGACCACGGCAACTGCGAACAAATGATTAACCCGGAAACAGGCGGCCCTCACACGGCCCACACCACCTACACGGTTCCGTTGATTGTCGTCGATCCAGATCTGAAGGGGAAGAAACTTCGCGAAGGCGGCCGACTTGCCGACATCGCCCCCACCTTGCTGGAACTACTGGGTGTCGAAAAACCGGCTGAGATGACTGGTGAATCGCTGGTTGAAAAGAACTAGAGTTTCGCTTCGCCACTCACCACTGCGCTTCCTCAAAAGACAATGTCTGATTGCTGGCAGTGAGCACTGCCGGCAATTTGGAAAAGCAGAACAGTGAAAGAAGAATGCCGGACGCTTCAGCGCAAGCCCAACGCCGCATCGCCTTCCGGACTCCCAAAGGTTTGAAATCATCTTTTCACGACTCTCGCGATACCAAACTTTTGGCAGCCCCCAACAACAACTCGGCCAACCGCTCACCTAGTGTCAAACCCGATTCTTGGCACATCGGTAGCCGCACGCTAGCGGTTGCCGCCACCATCCTATTGGGACTCGGCTTGGCCGCAACGCTGACACGAGTCGTCGTTCAGTACCAAACCCCCGGCCCCTTCACACCTGACCGACAAGGCTTGTGTGACTTCCACAACGGAATCTATTTCCCAGCCCGCGCCGCGATCGCCGGCGAGAGCCCATACAGCGAATCGTACGCTGCGAACTATCCCGTCGCGCGTCAGATACCGTTCTTCTCCCCTGTCATTCTGTGGCTACACGCGCCGCTAGCCCTGCTTCCTCTGCATGCTGGCGAAGCAGTCAACATTTTGCTGCAAATCGCGATACTACTCGCGATCGCTGCTGTCTGCGCGGACGCCGCGGGCTTCCGGAATCGGCTCGATGTCACACTTAGCATTGCTGCAGCCATCGTATTCACCCGCTGCGGCCACATCACACTGTTTACCGGCTACTTCACGTTCCAGCTGGTTCTAGCGACCTACCTGGCGGTGATTTGGGCTGATCGAAAACCCGTCGCTTCGGCCTGGATGCTGTTGATCGTTTCAGCGAAACCGACTTACATCCTTCCCTTGGGATTCTTGATGCTCGCCCGCGGCAACTACCGCGCCCTGGCGATCGGAGCCAGTTTCAGCATCGCTGCGGCAATCGCTTCCCTGGGCTGGATCGCCTACCACGAAGGCAACGGAGACTTAGCAAACGGCATCCGTATCGTCCAAGAACAGATCGTCCAGACACAAGAAGTTCATCGTGGCATGGAAGACGAATCCCCCGTTCACTCTTGGACCCGTTTGGACCTCTTCGCCATCCTCGCCAAGTGGTCTGGGAAAGACCCGGGCGACCTTCCGCACCTGGCGTTCATGTTCGTGATCCTCACCCTGCCCATGGTTGCCCTGCGGCGCATCAAGAACAGCCAGTCCGACGATGGCATTGCCGGATTGGCCGGCGCACTCGCCATGACAACGATGCTCGTTAGCTTGTATCACCAATCATACGACGCACTCCTGCTAGCAGCTCCACTCACCGGAGCAATCACAGCCAACTGGAATCGCGTCAACTCGAGTCACGCACCACTCACTTGGCGATGCATCGATGCAAGACTTCGGTTCATCTTGATTGCGTTGCTCGCCTGCCCGGCGGTGAACTATCTGTCCACCCGCTTTTTCCTGACGCGTCTCGATCCATCACCTTCATGGGCAAGCCTCGCCACCAGTCTCAATGGCGTCAGCCTGGCGCTCGCCCTGATCATCCTGACATGGATTGCTTGGGCGCCAGGTTCCACCGCGCAGAACAACGCCTTCAATGACTGAGCAGGTGAACAAAAGGAGGGAACTACCACTTCATCCAAGACGGCTTCTTCCGGGCGCACCTAACACGCGACCGTCTGGTATCCCCTACCGCACTAGCGACTGCAGTGCAACGTACACGCACAACCCAGCATCCTGACGCACAAAGATGTTGATCGTGTCGCCCAGACGTTCATGTCCCATCGCATTGCCAACTGCATCGATGCGCGCGATCTGCACCTGAAGCGCATCACCGGACGCCCCGGCGTACCGAAACAACCGTGCCCGCCATCGCTTGACATAAATCTTATTAATCGCGGACTGCTGCTTACTCACCAAGCGGTCGTGCAAAAACTTCGGATAGATCCAGCGAAAGAAGCTGAGAAAGCAACCCGCAAGCAGCGCCAAAATGGCGACCAAGACAAGAATCGCGTTTGCGGGCCCCGTCCCCAACAACCCAAACCCAATACCTAAAATCGGGATCAATCCACTGACGACTCCCACGATCATCCATCCAACCAAAGGGAAATATTTGAATCGCCACTCGACCGTATTGATCGCTGAGTTCAGACGATCAATGTGAGGCACCAAGTCTTGGATCAAGCTACGGATCTGCGATGCAATCCGCTCCGCTGGCAATTCCACAGGCTCATCTTGATAGACCTGCGTCTGCTCAATGAGTGCATAGGTTAACCACACCCACACGGCGTCGTCGGATGCGGTCGCCATTGGAAAAGCGTTCTGCACACCCTTTGAATTTCGGGCGATCTCATTAAGCACCTGCAAGACCCGTGCTGACGTCGCCGCATCATCTTTCTGGCACGACAAACGGATAGTCGCCAAAAGATTCTTCCGCACGGGATCAGTCGAAGCCTGCTCTGCTTCCTTCTTCAACAATTGACGAAGTTGCTCAAGGAACTCTAGATCGGAATTGGCGGTATGGTTCAGCTCCGCTGATTGCGACTCAAGCTCACCCATTACCGCGTCCGTCCACGATGCCGGTGCCTTCCAAATCGCGGATCGCAAAAGCCGTAAATAGAAGGTCGTTCGATACGCAGTTTCGGTTTGCCGAATCGATCGTTCACACTGTGTTAACAGCGCCGCGAACTGATCGAACGGCAACCCATCCACCAAACGCAACCACAGCGACTCCGTCAACATATAGAACACGGGCGAACGAAGCTTCTCCGCAACATACTGGACCACCTTGACCAGCATTTTGTCCGGAACCTCCGTACGCAAATACTCCCCGGTGAGGCTAATCAATCCAGGATCGGATGGAAACGCAGACAAACCTTCGATCAGGTGCGACAAATACTTGGCCGTTGGCTGTCCAGCCGTCGAGTCTGCCAAAACCGCGGCTAAGAAATAGTCGGGCGGCGTACGTCGTGGCATGGCCTGTAACCGCTTCTTCGCGGCAACCGGATCCGCCACCGCAAGCTGCCGCAGCGACAACTCATTGGCCGGTTTCGCCGCTGGCCGATCGCTAGCACTTCCCGCAGGAGTGCGGACCGTGGCGGAAGGCTCAGAGGGGACACTCGCAGTCGCGGAGCTATCGCTCCAAGCGTCGGCTGCCTCGGCAAGCTTTTGTTGCTGCTTGCCGTAACGCAACTGTTTTTCCAAACGTTCATAGGCTTCGCGCACCCGGCCAAAATCCGCTGGATGCGTTTCGGGCTTGTAGACCCGGATCGCTTGGCCGTAAGCCCGCTTCAGATCTCGCCGATCATAGCCTTCCGCCAGCCCAAAAAAACCGACTGGGTCACCAGGTAAAAGTGACAGATCATTCACTACGAACCGCTCCCCCTGGGCACGATCCGCATACGCGGTATCCGTGGCATACTGGACGGCGTCGACATACGGAAGCTCGGCGGTTGAATATTTGGCGGTTCGATGCTGGGCGGTTCGATGTTGGGCGGTTCGATGTTGGGCTTCGGCATCTCCGATGGACGCAAACCAGACAACGGATTGCCGGGCCCAAACGACTTCGGCTTAGTCAATTCCATCAGCCGATCATGACTCTCGCGAAGTTCCTTCTCCCGTTCTTGACGTCTGCCAACCCCCTCCGCTTCCAACTTCGCCTTAGCACTTTCCAGCTGCTCGGCAGACCGCCGCTTTCGCTCCATCTGCGCCTGTTGCATGATCTCGTTCAACCTCTGCATCGCATCCGAATGATTCGAGGTAATTCCGCCTGACGCTTGGGCACCCGACTTGCCAGCCGATTGCCCCGCTGGAACCAAAGCACCATTGTCGCTGGACGGACCGATGTGAGACGAACCATTCACGAGCGATCGCTGACTGGA
This genomic interval from Neorhodopirellula lusitana contains the following:
- a CDS encoding glycosyltransferase 87 family protein, whose product is MPDASAQAQRRIAFRTPKGLKSSFHDSRDTKLLAAPNNNSANRSPSVKPDSWHIGSRTLAVAATILLGLGLAATLTRVVVQYQTPGPFTPDRQGLCDFHNGIYFPARAAIAGESPYSESYAANYPVARQIPFFSPVILWLHAPLALLPLHAGEAVNILLQIAILLAIAAVCADAAGFRNRLDVTLSIAAAIVFTRCGHITLFTGYFTFQLVLATYLAVIWADRKPVASAWMLLIVSAKPTYILPLGFLMLARGNYRALAIGASFSIAAAIASLGWIAYHEGNGDLANGIRIVQEQIVQTQEVHRGMEDESPVHSWTRLDLFAILAKWSGKDPGDLPHLAFMFVILTLPMVALRRIKNSQSDDGIAGLAGALAMTTMLVSLYHQSYDALLLAAPLTGAITANWNRVNSSHAPLTWRCIDARLRFILIALLACPAVNYLSTRFFLTRLDPSPSWASLATSLNGVSLALALIILTWIAWAPGSTAQNNAFND